The following proteins come from a genomic window of Geomonas sp. RF6:
- the modC gene encoding molybdenum ABC transporter ATP-binding protein encodes MEIRMAAKKTLGDFTLDVDFSVSGDDIGVFGQSGSGKSTLVGLIAGLADPDEGEIYLDDICLFSSKRRIALPPEKRRVSIVFQASCLFPHLSVRSNLLYGFKRCSPEYRNVDFHALVEVLKLEGLLERGVSHLSGGERQRVALGRAVLANPRLLLLDEPLSALDDTLKFQIIPYLKDVSARFRIPYLFISHSLLEMRLMADQVIAVESGRIAAHTTAEKLAREKMGRSPMGYLNLLHLEGMGVQEGLHLYRWGDNEVLLSAGDERPKALFELSSRDIILFKKHPEAISARNLLECTVKNTFASGTKVGVELSCGNRKLIAEVVAAAASDLQLQEGSELYAVVKASSFRRLD; translated from the coding sequence ATGGAAATCCGCATGGCGGCCAAAAAGACCCTCGGCGACTTCACCCTCGACGTCGATTTCTCCGTCTCCGGCGATGACATCGGGGTATTCGGCCAGTCGGGGAGCGGGAAGTCCACCCTCGTGGGGCTGATAGCGGGGCTTGCCGACCCGGACGAGGGGGAAATCTACCTCGACGATATCTGTCTCTTCAGCAGCAAGAGGAGGATCGCCCTCCCCCCCGAAAAGCGGCGCGTCTCCATCGTCTTCCAGGCGTCCTGCCTCTTTCCGCACCTGAGCGTCAGGTCGAACCTGCTGTACGGCTTCAAGCGCTGCAGCCCGGAGTACAGAAACGTCGACTTCCATGCCTTGGTGGAGGTGCTGAAGCTGGAGGGGCTTTTGGAGCGCGGGGTAAGCCACCTTTCGGGAGGGGAGAGGCAGCGGGTGGCGCTGGGGCGGGCGGTGCTCGCCAATCCGCGGCTCCTCCTTCTCGACGAGCCGCTGAGCGCCCTTGACGACACCCTCAAGTTCCAGATCATCCCGTATCTGAAGGACGTCAGCGCCCGCTTCAGGATCCCCTATCTCTTCATTTCCCACTCCCTGCTGGAGATGCGCCTTATGGCCGACCAGGTCATTGCGGTGGAGTCGGGGCGGATAGCTGCGCACACGACCGCGGAAAAGCTCGCGCGCGAAAAGATGGGGCGCAGCCCCATGGGGTACCTCAATCTTTTGCATCTGGAGGGGATGGGGGTGCAGGAGGGACTTCATCTTTACCGGTGGGGGGACAACGAGGTGCTCCTTTCAGCGGGGGACGAGCGCCCGAAGGCGCTCTTTGAGCTCTCTTCCCGCGATATCATCCTTTTCAAGAAACACCCGGAGGCGATCAGCGCCCGCAACCTCCTGGAGTGCACCGTGAAAAACACCTTTGCCTCCGGCACGAAGGTGGGGGTGGAGCTCTCCTGCGGTAACAGGAAGCTCATTGCCGAGGTCGTCGCCGCGGCCGCCTCCGACCTGCAACTGCAGGAAGGGAGCGAGCTGTATGCCGTGGTGAAGGCTTCGTCGTTCAGGCGGCTCGATTAG
- the modA gene encoding molybdate ABC transporter substrate-binding protein has protein sequence MAGRLKRKSAWSAILLLLCFSARVPVAVAGEIQVAAAASLKEAIGDLSRLYLTRHRGLRVVTNFGGSGTIAKQIENGAPADIFISASSEWTEYLQKRKLLEPGSLRPLAYNTLVFAGSGSTKAASMHDLPKLERIAMGSPKSVPAGEYAAEAIRKAGLEKQMEKRVVFSRDVRESLMYAERGDVDGAFVYRTDALQGRKTRILFEVPAGLHSRIVYPMGLTATGAGKKEAAEFFRFLESDEAKGVLSRYGFAVR, from the coding sequence ATGGCCGGTCGATTGAAAAGAAAAAGCGCATGGAGCGCTATCCTTCTGCTCCTCTGCTTCTCCGCCCGCGTTCCGGTGGCGGTGGCGGGAGAGATTCAGGTCGCGGCCGCGGCAAGCCTCAAAGAAGCAATCGGGGACCTCTCCCGGCTCTACCTGACCAGGCACCGGGGTCTTCGCGTCGTGACGAACTTCGGAGGGTCCGGCACCATCGCGAAGCAGATTGAAAATGGCGCGCCCGCTGATATCTTCATCTCCGCAAGCTCCGAGTGGACGGAGTATCTGCAAAAAAGAAAGCTCCTGGAGCCCGGATCGCTCCGCCCCCTTGCCTACAACACCCTTGTCTTTGCGGGGAGTGGCAGCACGAAGGCCGCCTCCATGCACGATCTCCCGAAACTGGAACGGATCGCCATGGGGAGCCCCAAGAGCGTCCCCGCGGGGGAATACGCCGCCGAAGCCATAAGGAAGGCGGGGCTGGAAAAGCAGATGGAAAAAAGGGTGGTCTTTTCCCGGGACGTGCGCGAGTCCCTCATGTATGCCGAGCGCGGAGACGTAGACGGCGCATTCGTGTACAGAACGGACGCGCTGCAGGGGAGAAAGACGAGGATCCTTTTCGAGGTCCCCGCGGGGCTCCACTCCCGCATCGTGTATCCGATGGGTCTTACCGCCACGGGAGCGGGAAAGAAGGAAGCGGCAGAATTCTTCCGCTTTCTGGAGAGCGACGAGGCGAAGGGTGTGCTCTCCAGGTATGGCTTTGCGGTGCGGTAG
- a CDS encoding methyl-accepting chemotaxis protein — protein MAAGKVSRFSVFQQILVLALIAVLGLVVLSVASFGVVGKVKVSSPLYREIVQGKDLVADILPPPEYIIESYLVVLQANHASDPQKEQQLLERFKRLKSEYDERHAFWEKELAEGEMKRLMVEASYQPAQAFFNEGINSFFPALMRGDREKSEGSLKTLASLYESHRQQIDRLVTITNAKGVQVEQETAALLSRSSFFMISLCLVVLLSFGAVSALIIRSISGTFALCTSITDRIAAGDLTVAVPVEGRGSVRVMLGSLKTMVDRFDSMLHQIGTTSTLLADASQELSRSSEEIAQNAESAAAESTGMATASQQMAATSRDISRNCQSAAESSQNTSAIAENGVEIVGGTITIMERIAVRVKGLADTVGLLGERSDQIGEIIGTIEDIADQTNLLALNAAIEAARAGEQGRGFAVVADEVRALAERTTKATREIGEMIKAIQTETKGVVNAMEQGVAEVEHGTEEATKSSSALQEILEQVNAVSLQVTQIASAAEEQTATTAMISGNIQEITTLVQRTAQESHECASQAAQLSRCAQDLETIVHQFKVA, from the coding sequence ATGGCAGCCGGAAAAGTCAGCAGGTTCAGTGTGTTTCAACAGATTCTCGTCCTTGCCCTGATAGCGGTGCTTGGGCTGGTCGTTCTTTCCGTCGCTTCCTTCGGTGTGGTGGGGAAGGTGAAGGTGTCCAGCCCGTTATACCGCGAGATCGTGCAGGGGAAGGACCTCGTCGCCGACATACTCCCCCCTCCGGAATACATCATCGAGTCGTACCTGGTGGTTCTTCAGGCGAACCACGCGAGCGATCCCCAAAAAGAGCAGCAGCTCCTGGAGCGCTTCAAGAGGCTCAAATCCGAGTATGACGAGCGACACGCCTTCTGGGAGAAGGAACTTGCGGAAGGGGAGATGAAGCGGCTGATGGTGGAAGCCTCGTACCAGCCGGCGCAGGCCTTTTTCAACGAGGGGATAAACTCCTTCTTCCCGGCTCTCATGCGCGGGGACCGCGAGAAGTCTGAGGGGTCCCTGAAGACCCTTGCCTCCCTGTACGAGTCCCACCGGCAGCAGATCGACCGGCTGGTGACCATCACCAACGCGAAGGGGGTGCAGGTTGAGCAGGAAACAGCAGCTCTTCTCTCGCGCTCCAGCTTCTTCATGATATCCCTGTGCCTGGTTGTCCTTCTCTCCTTCGGTGCGGTCAGCGCCCTCATCATCAGGAGCATCAGTGGCACCTTTGCCCTCTGTACCTCCATTACCGACCGGATCGCTGCCGGTGATCTCACGGTAGCGGTCCCTGTAGAGGGGCGGGGGAGCGTGAGGGTCATGCTCGGCAGCCTGAAGACCATGGTGGACCGCTTCGACTCCATGCTGCACCAGATCGGCACGACTTCGACGCTACTGGCGGATGCCTCTCAGGAACTGTCGAGATCTTCCGAGGAGATTGCCCAGAACGCCGAAAGCGCCGCGGCGGAGTCGACCGGTATGGCGACCGCCAGCCAGCAGATGGCGGCCACCTCCCGTGACATCTCCCGCAACTGTCAGTCCGCGGCAGAGAGCTCGCAGAATACCTCCGCTATCGCAGAAAATGGGGTGGAGATCGTGGGAGGAACGATAACGATCATGGAGAGAATCGCGGTCCGGGTAAAGGGACTTGCCGACACGGTGGGGCTTCTCGGTGAGCGCAGCGACCAGATCGGCGAGATCATAGGGACCATCGAGGACATCGCCGACCAGACGAACCTGCTCGCCCTCAATGCAGCTATCGAGGCGGCTCGTGCGGGAGAGCAGGGACGCGGCTTCGCTGTCGTGGCTGACGAGGTGCGTGCGCTGGCGGAAAGGACGACGAAGGCAACCCGTGAGATCGGCGAGATGATAAAGGCGATTCAGACCGAGACGAAGGGGGTGGTGAATGCCATGGAGCAGGGGGTAGCCGAGGTGGAGCACGGAACGGAGGAGGCTACGAAGTCGAGCTCGGCGCTGCAGGAGATACTGGAGCAGGTGAACGCCGTCTCGCTGCAGGTGACGCAGATCGCCTCCGCTGCCGAGGAGCAGACCGCCACCACCGCGATGATCAGCGGTAACATCCAGGAGATTACCACCCTTGTGCAGAGAACGGCGCAGGAGTCGCATGAATGTGCCTCCCAAGCGGCGCAGCTCTCCCGCTGCGCCCAGGATCTGGAGACGATCGTGCACCAGTTCAAGGTGGCGTAG
- a CDS encoding exosortase C-terminal domain/associated protein EpsI, protein MIGKSRFLAVYALLGAAALYMTVHRDLGVPMKKPFEDFPAAVSSWKLTRESSLPESVQQVLKASDVLYREYVNPRGERVLLYVGYHDGGKESGEIHSPKHCLPGSGWCEVYSKRAEVATAGEKLKFVRALYQKGENKELFLYWFQVGKTSISDEYSLKVAEIANSVLHRRRDASFIRISVPVEGDDQKAALVGEQFVKDLIPTLREFLPS, encoded by the coding sequence ATGATCGGGAAGAGCCGCTTCCTCGCCGTCTACGCCCTCCTCGGCGCCGCGGCACTGTACATGACGGTGCACCGCGACCTCGGGGTGCCGATGAAGAAGCCTTTCGAAGACTTTCCCGCTGCGGTGAGCAGCTGGAAGCTGACGCGGGAGTCGAGCCTGCCGGAGAGCGTGCAGCAGGTGCTGAAGGCATCCGACGTCCTGTACCGGGAGTATGTGAATCCGCGGGGGGAGCGGGTGCTCCTCTACGTGGGGTATCACGACGGCGGCAAGGAGAGCGGCGAGATCCACTCCCCGAAGCACTGCCTCCCCGGGAGCGGCTGGTGCGAGGTGTACAGCAAACGTGCCGAGGTCGCCACCGCGGGGGAGAAGCTGAAGTTCGTGCGGGCGCTGTACCAGAAGGGAGAGAACAAGGAGCTCTTCCTTTACTGGTTCCAGGTCGGAAAGACCAGCATCTCCGACGAATATTCCTTAAAGGTTGCCGAAATTGCCAATTCGGTGCTGCACCGGCGCCGCGACGCCTCATTTATCCGGATATCGGTCCCGGTGGAGGGGGACGACCAGAAGGCCGCCCTGGTAGGCGAGCAGTTCGTGAAAGATCTGATCCCCACCCTGCGGGAGTTCCTGCCGAGCTAG
- a CDS encoding GSU3473 family protein — translation MLIQVNWTNNRYDYVKDFMLDSLIESGKVARFLRSTGWVTVGVDPIRTSRKATTYNGPERRAENLFGDRMQNN, via the coding sequence ATGCTCATTCAGGTGAACTGGACGAACAATCGCTACGATTATGTCAAGGACTTCATGTTGGACAGCCTTATTGAGTCCGGAAAGGTAGCGAGGTTCTTGCGCAGTACCGGTTGGGTAACAGTAGGGGTTGATCCGATCCGCACCAGCAGGAAGGCAACCACCTACAACGGCCCGGAGAGAAGGGCCGAAAACCTCTTCGGCGATCGGATGCAGAACAACTGA
- a CDS encoding nucleotide sugar dehydrogenase yields the protein MNTDRIVSVIGLGYVGLPVAVAFGKVRRTIGFDINKVRIAELRDGIDRTGEVDAHDLLSADILFTDSIEELKHADFHIVAVPTPIDEANQPDLSLMCRASETVGAALKAGDIVVYESTVYPGVTEEECLPILERVSGLKGGRDFTVGYSPERINPGDREHTFTKIKKVVSGQDAQTLEIVAQVYSSVVTAGVHRAPSIKVAEAAKAIENTQRDLNIALMNELALIFDRLNIDTSAVLEAAGTKWNFLKFSPGLVGGHCIGVDPYYLTHRAEKAGYIPQVILAGRRINDGMGRFIAQRAVKEIVRAGHPVLGSVVTVLGLTFKEDCPDLRNSKVADIIHELSDYGMEVQVTDPLADPEEALEEYGVKLVPFGELKPAVAVVAAVAHADFRALNVAELTRLMGESPVLIDVKSIYDGSALSAAGMRVWNL from the coding sequence GTGAACACCGATCGTATCGTCTCTGTCATTGGTCTTGGCTACGTCGGGCTGCCGGTGGCAGTCGCCTTCGGGAAGGTGCGCCGCACCATCGGCTTTGACATCAACAAGGTGAGGATCGCGGAACTGAGGGACGGGATCGACCGCACCGGCGAGGTCGATGCGCACGACCTCCTTTCCGCCGACATCCTCTTCACCGACAGCATAGAGGAGCTAAAGCACGCCGACTTCCATATCGTGGCGGTGCCGACCCCGATAGACGAGGCGAACCAGCCCGATCTCTCCCTCATGTGCAGGGCCTCCGAGACGGTGGGGGCGGCGCTGAAGGCGGGGGACATCGTGGTGTACGAGTCGACCGTCTATCCCGGGGTGACCGAGGAGGAGTGCCTCCCGATCCTCGAGCGGGTATCGGGGCTGAAGGGTGGGCGCGACTTTACCGTCGGCTACAGCCCGGAGAGGATCAACCCGGGGGACAGGGAGCATACCTTCACGAAGATAAAGAAAGTCGTCTCCGGCCAGGACGCGCAGACGCTGGAGATCGTGGCGCAGGTCTACTCCTCCGTCGTGACCGCCGGGGTGCACCGGGCACCCTCCATCAAGGTCGCGGAAGCCGCCAAGGCGATAGAGAACACCCAACGCGACCTGAACATCGCGCTCATGAACGAGCTCGCGCTGATCTTCGACCGCCTCAATATCGATACCTCCGCGGTGCTGGAGGCGGCGGGTACCAAGTGGAACTTCCTGAAGTTCTCCCCGGGACTGGTAGGAGGGCACTGCATCGGTGTCGACCCCTACTACCTCACCCACCGCGCGGAGAAGGCGGGGTACATCCCGCAGGTGATCCTCGCCGGGCGGCGCATAAATGACGGCATGGGCAGGTTCATCGCGCAGCGCGCGGTGAAGGAGATAGTCCGTGCCGGCCACCCGGTCCTCGGAAGCGTCGTAACCGTCCTCGGACTGACCTTCAAGGAGGACTGCCCGGACCTGCGAAACTCCAAGGTCGCCGATATCATCCACGAACTCTCCGACTACGGCATGGAAGTGCAGGTAACCGACCCGCTGGCGGACCCCGAGGAGGCGCTGGAGGAGTACGGGGTGAAGCTTGTTCCTTTCGGCGAGTTGAAACCCGCGGTGGCGGTTGTCGCGGCGGTCGCCCACGCCGACTTCCGCGCCCTGAACGTGGCGGAGCTCACCCGGCTCATGGGGGAGTCCCCGGTGCTGATCGACGTGAAGAGTATCTACGACGGCTCCGCATTGAGCGCTGCCGGGATGAGGGTCTGGAACCTTTGA
- a CDS encoding cation diffusion facilitator family transporter: MNQQLKLRAARISILSNTTLIAIKLAAGFAMHSVSVVSEAVHSAIDLTAAFIAWFSIRESGKPADAKHNFGHGKIENVAGTIEAILIFGAALIIMWEAGRKLVTGNVEVEQIGVGLFVMLLSAGANFFVSRHLSKVAKETDSVALEADAQHLRTDVYTSLGVVAGLVAIKLTGVKLLDPVVAIVVACLILKTAFEMTKEAFSPILDAKLPDADEEVIHKVLDDYAGEYVEYHNLRTRKAGSLRYIDMHLVVARGMTVQEGHELSDKITGRIKELLPNSHVLVHIEPCGDTCVICEQECGK; this comes from the coding sequence ATGAATCAGCAACTCAAACTGCGGGCCGCCCGCATCTCCATCCTTTCCAATACCACCCTTATCGCAATAAAGCTGGCAGCAGGTTTCGCGATGCACTCGGTGAGTGTCGTCTCGGAGGCGGTCCATTCCGCCATCGATCTCACCGCAGCCTTCATTGCGTGGTTCTCCATCCGCGAGTCAGGGAAACCCGCCGACGCCAAGCACAACTTCGGTCATGGAAAGATCGAAAATGTTGCGGGCACTATCGAGGCGATCCTCATTTTCGGGGCGGCACTGATTATCATGTGGGAGGCAGGGCGAAAGCTCGTCACGGGAAATGTGGAGGTGGAGCAGATCGGAGTGGGGCTTTTCGTGATGCTCCTCTCGGCGGGCGCCAACTTTTTTGTCTCCCGGCATCTCTCGAAGGTCGCGAAAGAGACCGATTCCGTTGCCCTGGAGGCGGATGCCCAGCACCTGCGAACAGACGTCTACACGTCCCTCGGGGTTGTTGCCGGTCTGGTGGCGATCAAGCTCACCGGCGTGAAGCTTCTCGACCCGGTGGTGGCGATAGTGGTGGCGTGCCTCATCCTAAAGACCGCGTTCGAGATGACCAAGGAGGCATTTTCTCCGATCCTTGATGCCAAGCTTCCCGATGCCGATGAAGAGGTCATTCACAAGGTGCTGGACGATTATGCGGGGGAGTACGTCGAGTATCATAATCTGAGAACGCGGAAGGCGGGGTCGCTGCGCTACATCGATATGCACCTTGTGGTGGCAAGGGGGATGACGGTTCAGGAAGGGCACGAGCTTTCCGACAAGATCACCGGCCGTATCAAGGAGCTACTTCCCAACAGCCACGTCCTGGTACACATCGAGCCGTGCGGTGATACGTGTGTTATCTGCGAGCAGGAGTGCGGCAAGTAA
- the prsR gene encoding PEP-CTERM-box response regulator transcription factor — translation MAKLLIVDDNREIRQQLKWGLGQDFTVFLAGDAKEALALFKKEAPPVVVLDLGLPPYEESSEEGFRLLAQMLELNPYAKLIMLTGQNERENALKAMRMGACDFYSKPPVLAELKVIISRALYLADLESHSRTHGTVQSAGEAWGMIGCCKEMLAVYTTIRKVAGSNAPILITGESGTGKELVAGAIHETSLRRKGPFIPINCGAIPESLLESELFGHEKGAFTGAHQMVQGKLQYAHKGTLFLDEIGELPINLQVKLLRFLQEGTIQRVGGREDICIDTRTTCATNVDILKAIGEGKFREDLYYRIGVINIHLPPLRERGDDVVIIAEHFLKAFSAEQKKKAVRFTPAAISFLRSYGWPGNVRELRNRVQRAVIMCEGATIEPSDLGSDPEFCQDTEPSKVTISLREARDRVEREMVLAAIQRQSGNMMKAAEELGVSRPTLYDLMKKLSLHP, via the coding sequence GTGGCTAAGTTGCTCATTGTCGACGACAACAGGGAGATACGGCAGCAGCTCAAATGGGGGCTGGGGCAGGACTTTACCGTCTTTCTCGCCGGTGACGCGAAAGAGGCGCTCGCTCTCTTCAAGAAGGAGGCTCCCCCCGTGGTGGTCCTCGATCTCGGGCTCCCGCCGTACGAGGAGAGTTCGGAGGAGGGATTTCGTCTTCTGGCCCAGATGCTGGAACTGAACCCGTACGCAAAGCTCATCATGCTGACCGGGCAAAACGAGCGGGAAAACGCGCTGAAGGCGATGCGCATGGGCGCGTGCGACTTCTACTCCAAGCCCCCCGTGCTCGCCGAGCTCAAGGTCATCATCAGCCGCGCCCTCTATCTTGCCGACCTCGAATCGCACAGCCGCACCCACGGGACGGTGCAGTCCGCCGGGGAAGCGTGGGGGATGATCGGCTGCTGCAAGGAGATGCTCGCCGTCTACACCACCATCCGCAAGGTCGCCGGCTCCAACGCCCCGATTCTCATCACCGGCGAAAGCGGGACGGGAAAGGAGCTGGTGGCAGGGGCGATCCATGAGACGAGCTTGCGGCGCAAGGGGCCGTTCATCCCCATCAACTGCGGCGCGATCCCGGAGAGCCTCCTCGAATCGGAACTTTTCGGCCACGAGAAGGGGGCGTTCACGGGGGCTCACCAGATGGTGCAGGGAAAGCTTCAGTACGCCCACAAGGGAACCCTCTTTCTTGACGAGATAGGGGAATTGCCGATCAACCTCCAGGTGAAGCTCCTTCGCTTCCTGCAGGAGGGGACGATCCAGCGGGTGGGGGGACGCGAGGATATCTGCATCGATACGCGCACTACCTGTGCCACCAATGTCGACATCCTGAAAGCGATCGGCGAAGGAAAGTTCCGGGAGGACCTCTACTACCGCATCGGCGTCATCAACATCCATCTCCCGCCGCTACGGGAGCGGGGGGATGACGTGGTGATAATCGCCGAGCATTTCCTGAAGGCGTTCTCAGCCGAGCAGAAGAAAAAGGCGGTGCGTTTCACGCCGGCGGCGATCTCCTTTCTGAGGAGCTACGGGTGGCCCGGCAACGTCCGCGAACTGCGCAACAGGGTCCAGCGCGCAGTCATCATGTGCGAGGGCGCCACCATCGAGCCTTCCGATCTCGGGTCCGATCCCGAATTTTGTCAGGACACGGAACCGTCGAAAGTGACGATCTCGCTGCGGGAGGCGAGAGACAGAGTGGAGCGTGAAATGGTGCTGGCAGCCATCCAGCGCCAGTCGGGGAACATGATGAAGGCGGCGGAGGAACTGGGGGTGAGCCGGCCGACCCTCTACGACCTCATGAAGAAACTTTCACTGCATCCTTGA
- the modB gene encoding molybdate ABC transporter permease subunit → MVSLAPADYDAIRLSAKVAVAATVVSLPFALACAYLVTFVRFRGKMVLEVLVNLPLTLPPVVVGYLLLLLLGKEGWLASLLRPLGITVIFTWKAAVLASAVVGFPLLVRSIRIGMDAVDRQLINASRTLGASWYDTLFTVILPLSMRGIIAGSSLMFARSLGEFGATVIVAGNIPGITQTIPLAIYDYASSPASEKLALSLCLVSVAISVLVLFFHEYLSVRLARRD, encoded by the coding sequence ATGGTTTCGCTAGCACCTGCCGATTATGATGCCATAAGGCTCTCCGCGAAGGTCGCCGTCGCTGCCACCGTGGTGTCCCTCCCCTTTGCCCTCGCCTGTGCCTATCTCGTCACCTTCGTCAGGTTCCGCGGCAAGATGGTCCTGGAAGTGCTGGTGAACCTGCCCCTCACCCTTCCCCCCGTGGTGGTGGGATACCTCCTCCTGCTCCTACTGGGGAAGGAGGGGTGGCTCGCGTCTCTCCTGCGCCCCCTTGGCATCACCGTCATCTTTACCTGGAAGGCGGCAGTCCTCGCCTCCGCCGTCGTCGGCTTCCCCCTCCTGGTGCGCTCCATCCGCATCGGAATGGACGCCGTCGACCGGCAGCTCATAAACGCGTCCCGCACCCTCGGCGCCAGCTGGTACGACACGCTCTTCACCGTGATCCTCCCCCTCTCGATGCGCGGCATCATCGCCGGCTCCTCCCTCATGTTCGCCCGCAGCCTCGGCGAGTTCGGAGCCACCGTCATCGTGGCAGGGAATATCCCCGGGATTACCCAGACCATTCCTCTTGCGATCTACGACTATGCCAGCTCCCCCGCAAGCGAAAAGCTTGCGCTCTCCCTCTGTCTCGTCTCGGTCGCCATATCGGTCCTCGTCCTCTTCTTTCATGAATATCTGAGCGTCAGACTGGCGCGGAGGGACTGA
- the prsK gene encoding XrtA/PEP-CTERM system histidine kinase PrsK gives MAISLVAIIALYACALRALLRDRTLDNASLCVALAATATLELCDLGALSGVAPHFPFKSCALVVEALLPLFWVACSLSYARGGGVASFSRCGKLCCLLSPLLVLAPLLLPDSAFFYAPDFPQEPLLFLTTFGSCYYFAIMTFLVYALINFESTLQNASPEALWRVKLDVIALGAILAVLIFYYSHAILYRTLDMGYVPLRSTLFAVAAALMSYARLHFRGAVRITVSHSAAFKSVVFGAVACYLVVLGMLGVGMQYLGPFFPRSLTASVVFLGGVLLLVLLSSRRVKREVQVFLHKHFYPSKYDYRHQWLSLTERVESSSSGEEVLKSLLSAYCDTFGVQGAALFLHQEGTGWYCSISIREMDATDDTLPSENQLVKYLRERRWVFSTRDDNPEILRENEEFLGRHRISFIVPLFEGERLVGLLPLGALVKSDEPFIYEDYDLMKAMARQASLAVQHQRLSEELTRARALEAVGSLATFVVHDLKNQVATISLILENARQHLDNPEFQQDMMEGLGLTVDKMQRLIGRLGNFGNHRTELRPVDLLTLVKKSARQISGAQIEVSGTSRIAMADEGEMQKVVLNLLLNGIEASDRESPVFVEVGGEDAPYIRVADYGCGMSPAFLGRELFTPFRSTKKQGLGIGLYQCRQIVKAHGGRIDVSSVEGKGTVFTVWLSPLEESGYNGNTAAA, from the coding sequence ATGGCGATTTCTCTGGTTGCGATCATTGCGCTGTATGCTTGCGCGCTGCGCGCACTCCTGCGCGATCGCACCCTCGACAACGCCTCCCTTTGCGTTGCCCTCGCCGCCACCGCCACGCTGGAACTTTGCGACCTCGGAGCCCTTTCCGGGGTCGCACCCCATTTCCCCTTCAAAAGCTGCGCGCTGGTGGTGGAGGCGCTTTTGCCTCTCTTTTGGGTGGCCTGCAGCCTGAGCTACGCACGGGGCGGCGGAGTCGCCTCTTTCAGCCGCTGCGGGAAGCTCTGCTGTCTCCTCTCTCCCCTCCTCGTCCTGGCGCCCCTGCTTCTGCCGGACTCCGCCTTCTTCTATGCCCCCGATTTCCCTCAGGAGCCGCTCCTTTTCCTCACCACCTTCGGCAGCTGCTACTACTTCGCGATCATGACGTTTCTGGTGTACGCCCTGATCAATTTCGAATCGACCCTGCAAAACGCCTCCCCCGAGGCGCTCTGGCGGGTGAAACTGGACGTCATAGCGCTCGGCGCCATCCTCGCCGTCCTCATCTTTTACTACAGCCACGCCATCCTGTACCGCACCCTCGACATGGGGTACGTGCCGCTGCGCTCGACCCTCTTCGCGGTGGCGGCGGCGCTTATGTCGTACGCGAGGCTGCACTTTCGCGGCGCGGTGCGCATCACCGTCTCACACTCCGCAGCCTTCAAGTCCGTCGTCTTCGGCGCGGTCGCCTGCTACCTCGTCGTTCTCGGGATGCTGGGGGTGGGGATGCAGTATCTCGGGCCGTTCTTCCCGCGCTCCCTCACGGCGAGCGTCGTCTTCCTCGGCGGCGTTCTTCTCCTGGTGCTTCTCTCTTCCAGGAGGGTGAAGCGGGAGGTGCAGGTCTTCCTGCACAAGCACTTCTATCCGAGCAAGTACGACTACCGGCACCAGTGGCTGAGCCTGACCGAGAGAGTGGAATCCTCCTCTTCCGGCGAAGAGGTCCTGAAGAGCCTCCTTTCCGCCTATTGCGACACCTTCGGGGTGCAGGGTGCAGCTCTTTTCCTGCACCAGGAGGGGACGGGGTGGTACTGCAGCATCTCCATCCGCGAGATGGACGCGACGGACGACACCCTCCCGAGCGAGAACCAGCTGGTGAAGTACCTGAGGGAGCGCCGCTGGGTATTCAGCACGAGAGACGACAACCCCGAGATCCTGCGGGAGAACGAGGAGTTCCTCGGCAGGCACCGCATCTCCTTCATAGTCCCCCTCTTCGAAGGGGAGCGGCTTGTCGGCCTCCTCCCCCTCGGGGCGCTCGTCAAATCGGACGAGCCGTTCATCTACGAGGACTACGACCTCATGAAGGCGATGGCCAGGCAGGCGTCCCTCGCGGTGCAGCATCAGCGCCTCTCGGAGGAACTGACCCGGGCGCGGGCGCTGGAGGCCGTCGGAAGCCTCGCCACCTTCGTGGTGCACGACCTGAAAAACCAGGTCGCCACCATCTCGCTCATCCTGGAAAACGCCCGGCAACACCTGGACAACCCCGAATTCCAGCAGGACATGATGGAGGGCCTGGGACTCACGGTGGACAAGATGCAGCGCCTGATCGGCAGGCTGGGGAACTTCGGGAACCACAGGACGGAGCTGAGGCCGGTAGATCTCCTGACCCTGGTAAAGAAGAGCGCGCGGCAGATATCGGGGGCGCAGATAGAGGTTTCAGGGACTTCCCGCATCGCCATGGCGGACGAAGGGGAGATGCAGAAGGTGGTGCTGAATCTTCTCCTGAACGGGATCGAGGCCTCCGACCGGGAGAGCCCGGTCTTCGTCGAGGTCGGAGGCGAAGACGCCCCCTATATCCGGGTTGCCGACTACGGTTGCGGAATGTCCCCCGCCTTTCTCGGCCGCGAGCTTTTCACCCCCTTTCGCAGCACGAAGAAACAGGGGCTGGGGATCGGGCTGTACCAGTGCCGCCAGATCGTGAAGGCTCACGGCGGCAGGATCGACGTGAGCAGTGTGGAAGGGAAGGGGACCGTCTTTACCGTGTGGCTCTCCCCGCTGGAGGAGAGTGGTTACAACGGGAATACGGCGGCGGCATGA